The genomic region GGGAAGCCGAGAGGCTGGAGGGGGTGCAGGCAGAAGTGCAGGGAGGTTGGAAACAGTGCAGGGAGAAGGGAGGCCTACggttggcagaggagcctggcaggatgcaggAACAGGAAAGAAGCTGTAAACAAGGCCGCTCAGGCTCCCTTGGTCCCTATGGGTGCGGGCCTGGGCCATGGATTGGGCTCCCCCCAGGGGAAGATGGGCCCAAGGCAGCTCCCAACAGGAAAAAAAGTCTTGGAATGCAGGGCAGAGCCCCTCACTTATACActgtgggagaggagagggagggacagacAGAGACGGTGGGGCAGGGGGGTTGGGGGAGACAAGGAGAGACAAAGAAGTAGGGAGAACAGACAGGAGAGAGCAGGGGCAGGGGTTAGTAAAGCCGCCCTTGCCAGCCCTTCCATTCCTCCCGGCCTGTCCCAGACCCCCACTCACCGCCTAAGTTGATGACGCAGGAGGCGATAATGATGAGGATCCCCCCTACCAGTGCCACGATGCTTAAGAGCTTGGCCACGCGACCCAGACGCTGGGCCCCATCCACGTCCCCCTGTTGCAGGCTGTTTCGGGACTGGGGTTAGAGTGAGGGGTGGGGGCACCAGCCCAGGTCAGGAAATACCAGCCAGGCAGAGATCGGGTGTAGGAGTCGTCCAGAGGAGACAGGCCAGCCGGTGGACAATGGTTATGGGAGGAAGGGGGTTGAGAGGCAGCAGAAGGGCACAGGTCAGTAAGACTGTGTGAAATGTCtcaacttccctcccacctgatGGGGTAGAGCTCAAAAGGTGAAGTCCCAGGGAGAGGTGAGCAAAGGCCCTGTAATTGGGAAGTGAGATCcatgcagagaggggaggggaggcggggttACTCCTGGAGCTGTGTCCCAGCAAGGGGCAGGAAACTGGGAACCGCTGCAGGCCTGGACCAGGCAGGGTCCCCTGGGGCTCACCATGACGGCATAAGCGAAGGCCACGATGTTGACAGGCCACATGGGGCAGAAGCAGGACAGGATGGCGAGGATGATGTAGTCCCGAGGTTTCTGGGTGCCttcacccccctccaccccagaccCTGCGAGCTGGGAGCTAGGGTGGCGGCTCAGGCTTCCTCGGGGAGATCCTGAATGCCCACTGTGAGCCCTTCCTAGTCGATCCTCCTCCACCAGCTGCTGCAGCACACGGGGTGGGGCCCCATTGGCTGGGGGGGTCTTTGTGGAGGGTGATGAGTGAGGCTGGGGGGCTGGACcctcttccccatccccatcACCAGCCTGCAGGGGAACCACTGCCCCATTCTCCTGCTTTTCTCCCATGCTCTCGCTCAGGATCTCAGAGGTGGGCTCCTCCTTGGTAGGGGGCTCTGGCTGAAGGGCTGGTGTGGAGGTGGACTGGGAGGCTGACTGGGGCTCTGGCTGGGGCTCTGACTGGGGTTCTGGCTGGGGGGCAGGCTCTGAGGCTGGCTTAAGCGGGGCTGCGGATTCCAGGTTGGATTCCGGGTCTGCAGTGGCCTCTTTGCTCACTTCGGGTTTGGATGCTAGCTCTTGGCATGTTTCTTCAGTGCTGGAGTTGGCCTTTGCTTCCCCTCCTGGGCTTGAGCTGAGGTCTCTGGCCTGAGCTGCTTCAGGGGCCCCAGTTGGGGTCTCTGTGGTTTCTGGAGCCAGCCCAACCTTGGGCTCTGAGTCCACAGGGGCCCCCATGACGTCTGGGCCTGGCTGCAGGGTCTCTGGCTCATCTGAGACCCCAACTGGGACCTGGGGAGAGCCAGTTTGGCCTTCAGAATGGCCAGGCCCTTCTCCCTGGGTCTGGGGACCCTCCTCTACCCCCTTAATCTCAGAGACCTCAGAGCTGCTAGCTGCCATCTTGagacaggagaggggagagggcctCTGAGGGAAGGATGGAGCAGCGGCGAAGACAGCAGCAAATCCTgcaagaggaggagacaggctTGGTGTGAAGAGGGAAAAGGTAGCTTTCAGCACTGCAGCCCAAGAGGGCAATGCTCCTTTCTCAGGGCCAGCCTTGGACTGCCtctggggaaaaggaagaaaagttggggtttcctttgctttggggTGGGACATCTCTGGGGAGGAGTGCTCTGCTCAGGCTTCTGGTTGGAGAGCCCTGTGAAGATGAACCCTTTTGTAAACAGGGTTCCCCACGGTCTCTTCCTGGGTCCACCCAACAAGATCCAGACTCATCCTAGCAGATACCACAGCACCCCAAAATCAACAAGCTGTTCCGACTCAGACGTTCCTATAGGCAGACTGGGCAAAGGACCCCGAAACTCACATTCCACTCTCTgcatcctcccttcctccctgggctCCCAGCCGGTGCGGTTTTCGTGCTGCGCTTCTGGGGCGTAGACGCCCGCGCCCCTCCCTCGGGGACCTGGGCATCTCCGCTGAGCCCcttcccagcccctctcccagggATTCCCTCGCCCCCGGGGGACCGGCGCCGTCTCCTCCCATTGGTGTGGCGCGCCCAGCTCCACCCGTCAGTCCATCAGGCGCCCGCATTCCGGTACAGCCTTCCCGGCGTCCGCGGTCTGTCCGTCCACTCCTACCCGCAGCTTCAGTCAGTCTATTCCCGTCTCACCTCGACGCCGGCCTCCAGACTGCTCcggctgctgccgccgccgccgccgccaccgccgcggTTGCAGCCGCCGCAGCCAGGGAGGGAGCAAGTCAGCGAGGGAGGGAGGTGGCGGGTCTCCCCTCCCCTCGGCTCATCCCCTCCTCTCAGGTCCCCTCCCCTACGCTTCGCTGCCGCGCACCGCCCCCGCCCCTTGCACGGCTCCCGCCCCTCCCGGCCAGCCGGAGGGAGCCACGCGTGCCAGGCCCCGCGTTACCTGGGCAACCGGCCGGGGGACCACTCGCGCGGCTCCCTAGCCCTTCCCCCGCGCGCCTCCTGGGGGTGTCCCCTTCCCAGGCCCCGGGCCCCTCCCGCTAACGGTCACCGGGGGTCCTGGTAGAGGCAGGGGGTCAGGGGAAGCGGAGAGGGGTCTCCGAGGAGGCTGGACCAGTGAGACAGGCTGGACCAGGTGGAGGCACCCCTAccagcaggaagggaagggggatgAGGCCAAACTTGGGAGAGGCTGCAGAGGATGATCAGGGTGGAGTTTCCAGAAGGGAGCCTGCAGAACGGCGAGTCCCTCTACCGCcaaggaagcagcagcagcagaaatgggTAATGGAAGGCTCAAGAAAAGGGTCCCTGGAAGGGTCAGAGCTGTGACTGGGAAGGGAATTCCAAGGGGCAGGATGGAGGCTGCAAGAGCAGTCTGGAACAGCAGGAGAGGGCTGGGTAAGAGCAGGGTGGACCACACCAAGTACGAAGAGGACGACTGGGGAGAAgtgcagtttttattttcaacGTCTTTGTTCCCAGTCCTAGGGCTGAGTTGCCCAGTCTTTCCACAGCTACATCATCCATCACCTCTCAGGGCCTTAAAAGTGTGCAGGTACTGGGCTGGGATGAGA from Odocoileus virginianus isolate 20LAN1187 ecotype Illinois chromosome 33, Ovbor_1.2, whole genome shotgun sequence harbors:
- the PRRT2 gene encoding proline-rich transmembrane protein 2 is translated as MAASSSEVSEIKGVEEGPQTQGEGPGHSEGQTGSPQVPVGVSDEPETLQPGPDVMGAPVDSEPKVGLAPETTETPTGAPEAAQARDLSSSPGGEAKANSSTEETCQELASKPEVSKEATADPESNLESAAPLKPASEPAPQPEPQSEPQPEPQSASQSTSTPALQPEPPTKEEPTSEILSESMGEKQENGAVVPLQAGDGDGEEGPAPQPHSSPSTKTPPANGAPPRVLQQLVEEDRLGRAHSGHSGSPRGSLSRHPSSQLAGSGVEGGEGTQKPRDYIILAILSCFCPMWPVNIVAFAYAVMSRNSLQQGDVDGAQRLGRVAKLLSIVALVGGILIIIASCVINLGVYK